The following proteins are co-located in the Bacillus pumilus genome:
- a CDS encoding GntR family transcriptional regulator, with product MNSFEIEKSTPYHMQFYEQLKQMIFDGQFQPGERINETQLAKQFGVSRSPVREAMRLLEKDELLIAHHKSGYSVYTLTERDVEELYQIRMALETLAVQLACKEATQKEIDGIEKVLTQADEAIKQQRPSKDIVQLHEAFHQKIILSSHNDRLCKQLNHVNALIHFCRIFHFSGGTRAETIQREHAAIFDEIKERRSTEAVQTMTDHLLHDVAHLKQVLSETTKG from the coding sequence ATGAATTCATTCGAGATTGAAAAATCAACACCGTATCACATGCAATTTTATGAACAGCTGAAGCAAATGATATTTGACGGGCAATTCCAGCCAGGTGAGCGCATCAATGAAACACAGCTTGCCAAGCAATTTGGAGTAAGCCGATCGCCGGTCAGAGAGGCGATGAGGCTTTTAGAAAAGGACGAGCTATTAATCGCTCATCATAAATCAGGCTACTCCGTCTATACGTTAACGGAAAGAGATGTTGAAGAACTTTATCAAATTCGGATGGCCTTAGAAACACTTGCTGTTCAGCTTGCTTGCAAGGAAGCCACACAAAAAGAGATTGATGGAATTGAGAAGGTTCTCACGCAGGCAGACGAAGCGATAAAGCAGCAGCGGCCATCTAAAGACATCGTCCAGTTACACGAAGCCTTTCACCAAAAAATCATTCTATCCAGTCACAATGACCGCTTATGTAAACAATTGAATCACGTGAATGCACTCATTCATTTTTGCCGCATCTTCCATTTTAGCGGCGGGACGCGTGCTGAGACAATTCAAAGGGAGCATGCAGCCATTTTCGATGAGATCAAAGAGCGCCGTTCCACGGAAGCCGTTCAAACGATGACAGACCACTTATTACATGATGTGGCGCACTTAAAGCAAGTACTCTCTGAAACAACCAAAGGTTAA
- a CDS encoding helix-turn-helix domain-containing protein, whose protein sequence is MKTQEERTVHFDQDLQIEAYRFHGIMQKFPNHFHTYYVIGFIESGQRRLICQNQEYIIEKGDILLFNPYDNHACEQIDHKTLDYRCLNIEADVMEKMFQHKPHFKAPVFSQSDLTKPLYELHQMITEEAPALNKQETFYFFMKQLIGAYADMPEKKASASHTNEQKVQDVQEYIEAHLTENISLDELGELVSMNKYSLLRAFTKFRGTTPYRYLQTVRVNYAKELLAQGLKPVDAAVSAGFSDQSHLSHFFSEFIGLTPGQYQQIFAKQVTADEK, encoded by the coding sequence ATGAAAACACAAGAAGAACGAACTGTGCACTTTGACCAAGACTTGCAAATAGAAGCGTATCGCTTTCATGGCATCATGCAAAAATTCCCAAATCATTTTCATACATACTATGTGATTGGATTTATTGAAAGCGGTCAAAGACGTTTAATCTGCCAAAATCAAGAATACATCATTGAAAAGGGAGATATTCTTCTTTTCAATCCATATGATAATCACGCATGTGAACAAATTGATCACAAGACGTTAGATTATCGCTGCTTAAATATTGAAGCAGACGTGATGGAGAAGATGTTTCAGCACAAGCCGCATTTTAAAGCCCCTGTGTTTTCACAAAGTGACCTGACAAAGCCGTTATATGAGCTTCATCAAATGATCACAGAAGAAGCTCCTGCTTTGAATAAACAGGAAACCTTCTATTTTTTCATGAAGCAGCTGATCGGAGCCTATGCTGATATGCCAGAGAAAAAAGCGTCAGCATCGCATACTAATGAACAGAAAGTCCAAGACGTACAGGAATATATCGAGGCGCACCTCACGGAAAATATATCGTTAGACGAATTAGGTGAGCTTGTGTCAATGAACAAATACTCACTGCTTCGAGCTTTTACAAAGTTCAGAGGGACCACGCCTTATCGTTATTTACAGACAGTCAGAGTGAACTATGCGAAGGAACTTCTCGCCCAAGGATTGAAGCCTGTAGATGCGGCTGTCTCCGCTGGATTTTCTGACCAAAGTCATTTGAGTCATTTCTTTTCAGAATTTATTGGGCTCACGCCAGGACAATATCAGCAAATCTTTGCAAAGCAGGTAACAGCTGATGAAAAATAA
- a CDS encoding DMT family transporter, translating to MKNKQLLGHLAAMFTIFLWGSTFISTKILLTAFSPTEILFLRFFIGYLALMIIYPVTMKVRHKKHEGMFALAGLCGVVLYYFLENVALTYTFASNAGVISSVVPFFSFLLAYFLLKDEPLHIQFFIGFFIAMMGIVLISFNGMTTFQLNPLGDVLALTATIVWAFYSILSKMINQYGYHIIQVTRRVFFYGLLWMIPLLWHFKIRLDWERLTNPSLAFHLLFLGLFASAVCFLTWSFSVKTLGVVKSSVYIYGVPIITMVISMIVLKERLTLLSVLGTALTLGGLLLSDKKDKGKKKQKAPMLLQDKKAL from the coding sequence ATGAAAAATAAACAGCTGCTTGGTCATCTAGCGGCCATGTTTACCATTTTTTTATGGGGATCTACCTTTATATCAACCAAAATATTATTAACGGCTTTTTCTCCGACAGAGATTTTATTTCTTCGTTTTTTCATTGGGTATCTTGCCCTTATGATTATCTATCCGGTGACCATGAAGGTACGCCATAAAAAGCATGAAGGGATGTTTGCGCTTGCAGGGCTGTGCGGGGTGGTCTTGTACTATTTTTTAGAAAATGTTGCACTTACTTATACGTTTGCTTCAAATGCGGGTGTCATCAGCTCGGTTGTGCCATTCTTCTCTTTTTTATTGGCTTATTTTTTGTTAAAAGATGAGCCGTTGCATATCCAATTTTTCATTGGCTTTTTCATCGCTATGATGGGGATTGTTCTGATTAGCTTTAACGGGATGACGACGTTCCAATTGAATCCACTCGGTGATGTTCTAGCATTAACTGCTACGATTGTCTGGGCCTTCTATTCTATTTTATCGAAGATGATCAACCAATATGGCTACCATATCATTCAGGTGACAAGGCGTGTCTTTTTTTACGGATTGCTATGGATGATCCCGCTGCTATGGCATTTTAAGATTCGTTTAGACTGGGAGCGATTGACGAATCCATCGCTTGCCTTTCACTTGCTATTTTTAGGTCTTTTCGCCTCCGCGGTTTGTTTCCTGACATGGAGCTTTTCGGTGAAAACGCTGGGTGTGGTGAAATCAAGTGTGTACATTTATGGGGTTCCCATTATCACGATGGTCATTTCAATGATCGTTCTAAAAGAGAGATTGACCCTCTTGTCAGTGCTTGGAACTGCACTGACGTTAGGAGGCTTGCTTCTTTCAGATAAAAAAGACAAGGGGAAAAAGAAACAGAAAGCCCCGATGCTTTTGCAGGATAAAAAGGCGCTTTAA
- a CDS encoding tartrate dehydrogenase, which translates to MKHFSIAVIPGDGIGKEVVPEAVRVLKAISEVHGSLSFSFHDFPWSCEYYLEHGEMMPKDGLDQLKTFDSIFLGAVGDANLVPDHVSLWGLLIKIRREFEQVINVRPAKQLSGIRSPLAQPKDFDLLVVRENGEGEYSEIGGRIYQGEDQLAIQNAVFSRKGTERAMRFAFQLAEKRRKHVTSATKSNGIVHTMPFWDEVFQAVSKEYPEVAADSQHIDALSAFFVTRPEKFDVIVASNLFGDILTDLGAAIMGSIGVAPAANINVNGKYPSMFEPVHGSAPDIAGKGIANPIGQIWTAKLMLDHFGEEELGAHLLETIESVTADGFLTADIGGAYQTKEVTNEIIKRLKK; encoded by the coding sequence ATGAAGCATTTTTCAATTGCAGTGATACCAGGTGATGGGATCGGGAAAGAAGTAGTACCTGAAGCAGTACGAGTATTGAAAGCGATATCAGAAGTGCATGGCAGCCTGTCTTTTTCCTTTCATGATTTTCCTTGGAGCTGTGAATATTATTTAGAGCATGGCGAAATGATGCCAAAGGATGGATTGGATCAACTGAAGACCTTTGACAGCATTTTTTTAGGGGCTGTCGGAGATGCCAACTTAGTGCCTGATCATGTCTCACTTTGGGGATTGCTCATTAAAATTAGACGAGAATTTGAGCAGGTGATTAACGTCAGACCTGCAAAACAGCTGAGCGGCATTCGCTCACCACTTGCCCAGCCAAAGGATTTCGATCTTCTTGTTGTGAGAGAAAATGGTGAAGGTGAATACAGTGAAATTGGGGGCCGCATCTATCAAGGGGAAGATCAGCTCGCCATTCAAAATGCTGTTTTCTCAAGAAAAGGAACAGAGCGTGCCATGCGCTTTGCTTTTCAATTAGCGGAAAAGAGACGAAAGCATGTAACAAGTGCAACAAAATCGAATGGCATCGTCCATACAATGCCATTTTGGGATGAAGTGTTTCAAGCCGTATCAAAGGAATACCCAGAGGTGGCAGCAGACTCGCAGCATATTGATGCGCTCTCAGCCTTCTTTGTGACAAGACCTGAAAAATTCGATGTCATTGTGGCCAGTAATTTATTTGGCGATATTTTGACTGATCTTGGTGCAGCCATTATGGGAAGTATTGGCGTGGCGCCAGCTGCCAACATCAATGTGAATGGCAAATATCCATCCATGTTTGAGCCGGTACACGGATCAGCTCCAGACATTGCGGGAAAAGGGATCGCCAACCCAATCGGTCAAATTTGGACCGCTAAACTTATGCTTGATCATTTCGGAGAGGAAGAGCTGGGCGCACACCTCCTCGAAACCATCGAATCGGTCACAGCAGACGGCTTTTTAACCGCAGATATCGGCGGAGCCTATCAAACAAAAGAGGTCACAAACGAAATCATCAAACGATTGAAGAAATAA
- a CDS encoding DNA topoisomerase III: MSKTVVLAEKPSVGRDLARVLKCHKKGNGYLEGDQYIVTWALGHLVTLADPEGYGKEFQSWRLEDLPIIPEPLKLVVMKKTGKQFQAVKAQLARKDVKDIVIATDAGREGELVARWILEKAHVKKPLKRLWISSVTDKAIQEGFKRLKDGREYDNLYRSAVARAEADWIVGINATRALTTKFNAQLSCGRVQTPTVAMIAKREEDIQQFQPKPFFGLTAQVDGLTLTWQDAKTKQNRTFQEDLIKERLAGCKGKPAVIDALKKAAKKAFAPGLYDLTELQRDAHKRYGFSAKETLSTLQRLYEQHKLVTYPRTDSRFISADIVPTLKDRLKGMNVRPYAQHVNRILQSGIKAHKGFVNDAKVSDHHAIIPTEEELYPGALSDKERKLYDLIAKRFLAVLMNPFEYEETTVIAKIGSETFTAKGKIVQSAGWKAVYDDSYEDEESAEADQHLPLLSEGQSLEVRLLKETKGETKPPARFNEATLLSAMENPAAFMQNQEKDLVKTLGETGGLGTVATRADIIEKLFNSFLIEKKGKDIFITSKGKQLLSLAPEDLKSPALTAEWEQKLSKIAKGQLKASQFMSEMKSYAKQAVSEIKQTNQTFKHDNVTGTHCPDCGKLMLKVNGKNGTMLVCQDRECGHRKNVAKKTNARCPNCHKKLELRGEGDGKIFACVCGHREKLSVFEKRKSQSNQKRASKHDVSKYMKKQKKVEEPINNALAEQLKKLKLDQ; the protein is encoded by the coding sequence GTGTCAAAAACAGTTGTATTAGCAGAGAAACCTTCAGTAGGGCGTGACCTTGCGCGTGTGCTGAAGTGTCATAAAAAAGGAAATGGCTATTTAGAAGGAGATCAATACATTGTGACGTGGGCGCTTGGCCATTTGGTGACACTGGCTGATCCAGAGGGCTATGGAAAAGAATTTCAATCCTGGCGTTTAGAGGATTTACCGATCATTCCAGAGCCGCTCAAGCTTGTGGTGATGAAAAAGACAGGCAAACAGTTCCAAGCGGTAAAGGCGCAGCTTGCGAGAAAAGATGTAAAAGACATTGTCATCGCAACAGATGCTGGACGCGAGGGGGAGCTTGTCGCAAGATGGATTCTTGAAAAAGCGCATGTGAAAAAGCCGTTAAAACGACTATGGATCTCATCTGTCACGGACAAAGCGATTCAAGAAGGATTCAAACGATTAAAAGACGGCAGAGAATATGATAACCTGTATCGCTCAGCGGTCGCACGTGCAGAGGCAGATTGGATTGTAGGGATCAACGCGACAAGAGCGCTGACGACCAAGTTCAATGCACAGCTCTCCTGTGGACGGGTGCAAACGCCAACCGTTGCGATGATCGCAAAGAGAGAGGAAGACATTCAGCAATTTCAGCCGAAGCCGTTCTTTGGGCTGACTGCACAAGTAGACGGACTCACGTTGACATGGCAGGATGCCAAAACAAAGCAAAACCGCACATTCCAGGAGGATCTGATCAAGGAGCGCTTGGCAGGCTGCAAAGGAAAACCGGCAGTGATTGACGCGTTGAAAAAAGCAGCCAAAAAGGCCTTTGCTCCAGGGTTATATGACCTGACAGAATTGCAGCGTGATGCCCACAAACGCTATGGCTTTTCGGCAAAAGAAACACTGTCTACTCTTCAGCGGCTGTATGAGCAGCATAAGCTCGTCACTTACCCGCGTACAGATTCCCGTTTTATTTCAGCGGATATCGTTCCCACATTAAAGGATCGGTTAAAAGGAATGAACGTCAGACCGTACGCACAGCATGTGAACCGTATTTTACAATCAGGTATTAAAGCGCACAAAGGCTTCGTCAACGATGCCAAAGTGTCGGATCACCATGCGATCATTCCAACCGAGGAAGAGCTGTATCCTGGTGCATTAAGTGATAAAGAGCGTAAATTATATGACCTGATTGCCAAACGATTCCTTGCGGTTCTTATGAACCCTTTTGAGTACGAGGAAACAACGGTTATCGCAAAGATAGGCAGTGAAACATTCACAGCAAAAGGGAAAATCGTTCAATCAGCTGGCTGGAAAGCCGTGTACGATGATTCCTATGAAGACGAGGAATCAGCCGAAGCAGATCAGCATCTGCCGCTACTCTCAGAAGGCCAGTCCCTTGAAGTACGACTTCTGAAAGAAACAAAAGGAGAAACGAAGCCTCCTGCCCGTTTTAATGAAGCGACCCTTTTATCTGCCATGGAGAACCCGGCGGCATTTATGCAGAACCAGGAAAAGGACTTAGTGAAAACCCTTGGTGAAACCGGTGGTCTAGGGACAGTGGCAACAAGAGCCGACATCATTGAAAAGCTGTTTAATAGCTTCTTAATTGAGAAAAAAGGCAAAGACATCTTCATCACATCAAAAGGGAAGCAGCTCCTCTCTTTAGCTCCTGAAGACTTGAAGTCTCCTGCTTTAACAGCAGAATGGGAACAAAAGCTTTCGAAAATTGCGAAAGGCCAATTGAAAGCTTCTCAATTCATGAGTGAAATGAAGTCATATGCAAAACAAGCTGTATCTGAAATCAAACAGACGAACCAAACCTTTAAGCATGACAACGTTACTGGAACCCATTGTCCGGATTGCGGAAAACTTATGCTGAAAGTGAACGGAAAAAATGGCACAATGCTTGTCTGTCAGGACAGAGAATGCGGACACAGAAAAAACGTGGCGAAGAAAACAAATGCACGCTGCCCGAACTGTCATAAAAAACTCGAGCTGCGCGGAGAAGGCGATGGCAAAATCTTTGCTTGTGTGTGCGGTCATAGAGAAAAGCTGTCTGTTTTCGAAAAACGCAAATCACAATCCAATCAAAAACGAGCTAGTAAGCATGATGTATCTAAATATATGAAGAAACAAAAGAAAGTGGAAGAGCCGATCAATAACGCACTAGCTGAACAATTAAAGAAATTAAAATTAGATCAATAG
- a CDS encoding glycosyl hydrolase family 8, whose translation MDTPIHRTAIVIFIVILLGGCTWNQEKEPAHPESAQPVLPGEYFINHHLMTDQGMIRTSFSEQNLYLSESLGLWMDYLVLKKDQASFDQQVDVLHTQFLLDHDLLSWQIESHQKSKVNALVDDLRVVAALQKADQLWQKSAYETTSKEIAQALKDNNMFKGILTDYYDASTKQTSHTITLSYMDPKAIKELVSLQIFTKQTMSNQLAILKNAPRQKGFFPKSYDIAKKAYSFDREINLIDQLYTALHAERAQVDTSAIMKWLKTNFQEEGKLYGRYELSTLKPAVTYESPSVYALVILDALNQNELDFAKDVYYRMKELQIQDPLKPYYGGYMNEKDTHSFDNLLPLIAERELLNESVIQ comes from the coding sequence ATGGATACACCCATACATCGTACGGCTATCGTTATATTCATTGTCATTCTACTAGGCGGATGTACCTGGAACCAGGAGAAAGAGCCAGCTCATCCAGAATCAGCACAGCCTGTATTGCCAGGAGAATATTTCATCAATCACCACTTAATGACAGATCAGGGCATGATCCGCACCTCTTTTTCAGAGCAGAACCTCTATTTATCTGAATCGCTTGGACTTTGGATGGATTATCTTGTTCTAAAAAAAGATCAAGCCTCTTTTGATCAACAGGTAGACGTTCTGCACACTCAATTCTTACTAGATCATGATCTCCTCAGCTGGCAAATTGAATCTCATCAAAAAAGTAAGGTCAATGCTTTAGTCGATGATTTACGTGTAGTGGCAGCACTTCAAAAGGCAGATCAACTGTGGCAGAAGTCAGCATATGAGACCACATCGAAAGAAATCGCACAAGCGTTAAAAGACAACAACATGTTCAAGGGCATACTCACCGATTATTATGATGCATCGACAAAGCAAACTTCACACACAATCACACTCTCATATATGGACCCAAAAGCAATCAAAGAATTGGTATCCCTCCAAATATTCACGAAACAAACGATGAGCAACCAATTGGCCATTCTAAAAAATGCACCGAGACAAAAAGGATTCTTTCCTAAATCCTATGACATAGCGAAAAAAGCCTACTCATTTGATCGAGAAATCAACTTGATTGATCAACTTTATACGGCTCTCCATGCCGAACGTGCACAGGTTGATACATCTGCGATCATGAAATGGCTGAAAACAAATTTTCAAGAAGAAGGAAAATTGTACGGACGATATGAACTAAGCACTTTGAAGCCAGCTGTGACGTATGAATCGCCCTCGGTATATGCACTGGTGATCTTAGATGCTCTCAATCAAAATGAGCTGGATTTTGCAAAAGATGTCTATTACCGAATGAAAGAATTACAAATCCAAGATCCTCTTAAGCCCTATTACGGAGGATACATGAACGAAAAAGACACACACTCTTTTGATAACTTATTGCCTCTTATTGCAGAAAGGGAGCTTCTAAATGAATCGGTTATTCAGTAA
- a CDS encoding diguanylate cyclase domain-containing protein, with translation MNRLFSNTYRLYYSLLLTFAGLILFMGYLNVHDAESFMIIALTFVVLGCGILFGILPALIFTLLILFFIGSVMFFSELRLTNLLFSNQTLQDVVIWGVALLFFAISAGNMHERIKTMRHTIEQQKQAIKEFVAIDSTTGFDNAERMKLELSEEMKRAERYKQPFVFILLHMHYAAEFKSLYGEKEMQHLFQQLSIKIRESVRETDKKFRISEERMGLMLTHTPEENVSVVLDKLKDKLQTHVLLNGRGVTLTFHVCHLTSSSDYRTPEQFLEELENEMIMNEL, from the coding sequence ATGAATCGGTTATTCAGTAACACGTATCGCTTGTATTATTCTCTGCTCCTCACGTTTGCAGGTCTTATTTTGTTTATGGGCTACTTAAACGTACATGATGCGGAGAGTTTCATGATCATCGCGCTGACATTTGTCGTGTTAGGATGCGGCATTTTATTTGGTATTTTACCAGCATTAATTTTTACCTTACTTATTTTGTTTTTTATAGGAAGCGTCATGTTCTTTTCAGAGCTTAGACTCACGAATCTGCTCTTTTCCAATCAAACATTGCAAGATGTTGTGATCTGGGGTGTGGCACTTCTCTTTTTCGCTATATCAGCAGGGAACATGCATGAGCGTATCAAGACGATGCGTCACACCATTGAACAACAAAAGCAGGCCATCAAAGAATTTGTGGCGATTGACTCAACAACAGGATTTGACAATGCAGAGCGGATGAAGCTGGAGTTGTCCGAGGAAATGAAACGGGCAGAACGATACAAACAGCCATTTGTCTTTATCCTTCTTCATATGCACTACGCAGCGGAATTCAAATCATTATATGGAGAAAAAGAAATGCAGCACCTTTTTCAGCAATTGAGTATCAAGATCCGCGAGAGTGTGAGAGAAACCGATAAGAAATTTCGAATATCCGAAGAACGAATGGGTCTGATGCTCACCCACACACCTGAAGAAAACGTCTCTGTCGTCCTTGATAAGCTGAAGGATAAACTGCAAACGCATGTCTTACTGAACGGTCGTGGAGTGACCCTGACATTCCATGTCTGTCATTTAACAAGCAGCTCGGACTATCGAACACCAGAGCAATTTTTAGAAGAACTAGAAAACGAGATGATAATGAATGAACTTTAA
- a CDS encoding DUF2334 domain-containing protein, whose product MNFNPLMKCGLLIALFSMLSFKHIALADALVTQPDTLIIYSTESGEATPAVHMLDLLVGHFSKQTTVLSDEQTAEKKLNEFQQVIYIGEVKKTLPKQTIRAINESKRLMAIGYNAEQLRTFSKLTFQKQDHTSQIKHTHDQTYRQLERGITALTVQGADLRSEFLLKKNQAALPFVVQTKESAAYIGILDVVQHNKLLAEVLETLLPSSDQMTTKYLRLGNISPVTDEKKLLELGQFVSARHVPFLIAVTPVWIDSATGDEVTLSERPQLVHALKQLQSNGASVILHGFSRTYRTEESGQGFEFWDAKYDQAITSNEPKEAEKKLSKSHFPNEKDFDAYTKSALHQEVIYTEEKLTKGIELLTQQGLYPLAFEVPHDAISQQGYQVISRHVSSLFGQVQLSDRTWKTSGAPPFMTTPAMLHGMTLYPEQRVDTASDQENSNVLTEQTIQSMQHLQSATIGMSYDVESGVDGLQDLMKQMEAIPSSEWLDLKKTIQTVQTAHVQIKTSGNGHIQVQQSNIAETKTVKRSGMENMLRILTVVVLLFIVAFAFYTLYLRLTMKKRIFKERK is encoded by the coding sequence ATGAACTTTAATCCTTTGATGAAATGCGGTTTGTTGATTGCTCTTTTTTCGATGCTCTCGTTCAAACATATAGCTTTAGCCGATGCTCTTGTCACGCAGCCGGATACCCTCATTATTTATTCGACAGAATCGGGGGAAGCGACTCCAGCTGTTCATATGCTTGATTTACTCGTCGGTCATTTTTCCAAACAAACGACAGTTTTATCAGATGAACAAACCGCTGAAAAAAAGCTCAATGAATTTCAGCAAGTCATCTATATCGGTGAAGTAAAGAAAACCTTACCAAAACAAACCATTCGTGCGATCAACGAATCAAAACGTCTAATGGCCATTGGATACAATGCGGAACAGCTTCGCACGTTCTCCAAGCTCACTTTTCAAAAACAAGATCACACCAGTCAAATCAAACATACACATGATCAGACCTACCGTCAGCTGGAGAGAGGTATTACAGCACTAACGGTTCAAGGGGCAGATCTGCGAAGTGAATTTCTATTGAAGAAAAATCAAGCTGCTCTGCCATTTGTGGTTCAAACAAAAGAAAGTGCGGCATATATCGGAATTTTAGATGTAGTGCAGCACAACAAGCTTCTTGCAGAAGTGCTAGAAACACTCCTGCCGTCTTCTGATCAAATGACGACAAAATACTTACGGCTGGGGAATATCAGTCCAGTCACTGACGAGAAGAAGCTGCTTGAACTTGGACAATTCGTATCCGCCCGTCATGTTCCTTTTCTGATAGCGGTGACCCCAGTATGGATTGATTCGGCAACAGGTGATGAAGTGACACTGAGTGAACGACCTCAGCTTGTGCATGCGTTAAAACAATTGCAAAGCAATGGAGCTAGCGTGATCCTTCATGGATTCAGCCGTACGTACCGAACCGAGGAATCTGGTCAAGGCTTTGAGTTTTGGGATGCAAAGTACGATCAGGCCATTACTTCAAATGAACCGAAGGAAGCCGAAAAGAAGCTGAGTAAAAGCCATTTTCCGAATGAAAAAGACTTTGATGCTTATACCAAATCTGCTCTGCACCAAGAAGTCATCTATACAGAGGAAAAGCTGACAAAAGGCATTGAGCTTTTAACGCAGCAAGGACTATATCCACTTGCATTCGAGGTGCCGCATGATGCCATATCTCAACAAGGCTATCAAGTGATTTCTCGGCATGTTTCAAGTCTTTTTGGGCAGGTGCAGCTTTCGGACCGCACATGGAAAACAAGTGGTGCACCGCCATTTATGACGACACCAGCCATGCTCCATGGCATGACCTTATATCCTGAACAGCGTGTAGATACAGCGTCTGACCAAGAGAATTCAAACGTTCTGACGGAACAAACGATTCAATCCATGCAGCATCTTCAATCTGCCACGATTGGGATGTCCTATGATGTGGAATCGGGGGTAGATGGTTTACAGGATCTGATGAAACAGATGGAGGCGATCCCTTCTAGTGAATGGCTGGATTTAAAGAAAACAATACAGACTGTCCAAACCGCACATGTACAGATCAAAACTTCAGGTAATGGACATATTCAAGTACAGCAATCCAACATAGCAGAAACAAAAACTGTCAAGAGAAGCGGCATGGAAAATATGCTGCGAATTCTCACAGTGGTGGTGCTGCTATTTATTGTGGCATTTGCTTTTTACACATTGTATTTAAGGCTGACAATGAAAAAACGAATTTTTAAGGAGAGAAAATAA
- a CDS encoding glycosyltransferase family 2 protein: MLLYHMFLMQGGFQHYLTYEKVLPKWTKQGKELPTVSILIPAHNEEVVIRQTLKAMVQLSYPKHLLEIIVINDNSSDRTGDIVQSFSEQYDHVHMIETKPPFAGKGKSSALNEGLKASTGEMICVYDADNTPEQKAVYHLVLGLLNDPKAGAVVGKFRVINAAKNLLTKFINIETICFQWMAQGGRWKWFGIATIPGTNFAIRRHILEELGGWDVHALAEDTELTIRVYNLGYIIRFFPAAITWEQEPETWKVWWRQRTRWARGNQYVVLKFLRQFMKLKRKRMIFDLFYFFFTYFLFFFGVLLSNGIFIVNLFVDLHLSVGAVALILWGLAFFLFLTEVMITLSIEKTELTKQNILIVALMYFTYSQVWIALVVYSLCVEAKSRLLKQEVKWYKTERYDQQQKKSG, translated from the coding sequence ATGCTCCTATACCATATGTTTCTGATGCAGGGCGGCTTTCAGCACTATCTAACCTACGAAAAAGTGCTGCCTAAATGGACGAAACAAGGGAAAGAGCTGCCGACAGTCAGCATCCTTATTCCTGCTCATAATGAAGAGGTGGTCATTCGGCAAACGTTAAAAGCCATGGTTCAGCTATCCTATCCAAAACATCTTCTTGAAATCATTGTAATTAATGACAATTCCTCTGATCGCACAGGAGACATCGTACAATCATTCAGTGAGCAATATGATCATGTCCATATGATTGAAACGAAGCCGCCATTTGCAGGAAAGGGGAAATCCTCTGCACTGAATGAAGGCTTGAAGGCTTCTACAGGAGAAATGATTTGTGTATATGATGCAGATAACACGCCTGAACAAAAGGCTGTCTATCATTTAGTTCTTGGGTTATTGAATGATCCAAAAGCTGGCGCTGTTGTCGGGAAATTCAGGGTCATCAATGCAGCCAAAAACCTGCTTACCAAATTTATTAATATTGAGACCATCTGCTTTCAATGGATGGCGCAGGGCGGGAGATGGAAGTGGTTTGGCATTGCGACAATACCAGGCACAAACTTCGCGATCCGCCGGCACATCTTGGAAGAGCTTGGAGGCTGGGATGTGCATGCTTTGGCCGAGGACACCGAATTAACGATCCGTGTATATAACCTTGGATATATAATTCGATTTTTCCCTGCTGCGATCACCTGGGAACAAGAGCCTGAGACATGGAAGGTCTGGTGGCGGCAGCGAACGCGCTGGGCTAGAGGCAATCAATATGTTGTACTTAAATTTTTAAGGCAGTTTATGAAGCTGAAACGAAAACGAATGATTTTCGATTTATTTTATTTTTTCTTTACGTATTTCTTGTTTTTCTTCGGTGTGCTGCTTTCAAATGGCATATTTATCGTGAACTTATTTGTTGACCTTCACTTATCTGTAGGGGCTGTCGCACTGATTCTATGGGGATTAGCCTTCTTCCTCTTTCTAACAGAAGTGATGATTACATTGAGTATTGAGAAAACAGAGCTGACCAAACAGAACATTCTCATTGTGGCTCTCATGTACTTCACCTATTCTCAAGTATGGATTGCGCTTGTTGTGTACTCCTTATGTGTAGAGGCAAAGAGCCGATTATTGAAACAAGAAGTGAAATGGTACAAAACTGAGCGTTACGATCAACAACAAAAGAAAAGCGGGTGA